Genomic DNA from Anaerolineales bacterium:
CAAGGCCGATACGCCCGCCCAGCTGATGATGGCGCACTTGGCCAACCCCACCCCGCGCCTGCCGGAGGAACGGGACGACCTACCGGACACCCTCAACGGCGTTCTGATTCGCGCGCTGGCCAAGGATCCGGAGTTCCGTTTTCAAAAGGCTTCGGAACTCGGAATAAATCTGGAGGCAATCGCCGCCGGGAAGACGCCGTCATTGTCGGAAACCTCGGCAACCTATGCCTACTCCCAAGTCATATCCGCCCATAGAGATACCGCTGACGATACAGGATCAAAGACACCCATGGCAAAATCCGCGCCAGATAAATCGTCTAGGAAATTTCCTCTGTTAGCCACGATCGCCACGGCGTTGCTATGCATCTGTATCGTAGGTGGATCGGCCGCCGCATTTGCAGTGTATTCATTTTCTGAAGGCGCCATACCTATTTTTTCTAATTTGAAAACATCTAGCATCACCCCTGGGAATATGATATCCACTTCGAGTCCGGAACTCCATCAAGTCATATCTCCATCTTCATCCTCCGGAATCGGAATACCCACATCCAATCAGACGGTCGAGGCATCGCCCGAAACGCCCAAGGGGAATACCCAATTTGTCATCATTGATACAAACAGTTCGATGACCGACCTGGCTTGGTCGCCGGACGGATCACTGCTTGCCGTTGCCGGATATGGAGATGGTGGAATCCGCTTCCTGGATACTTCATCCTGGAATGTACAATCCATCCTTCAAGGACACAACGGGCAAGCCAAGAGTACAAGCTGGTCTCCTGACAGTAAAAAAGTAGTTACGATTGGAGACAAGGATAAGAAGGTAATTTTTTGGGATATTCCCACACAGAAAATGATCTTTCAAGAGGAGTTCCTCGGAGTGCAATACGTAAACATCGTTGACTCTAGCTGGTCCCCGGATGGAAAATATCTAGCCATATCCAATGCATCCGACCTTTTCCTTTGGAATA
This window encodes:
- a CDS encoding PD40 domain-containing protein — translated: KADTPAQLMMAHLANPTPRLPEERDDLPDTLNGVLIRALAKDPEFRFQKASELGINLEAIAAGKTPSLSETSATYAYSQVISAHRDTADDTGSKTPMAKSAPDKSSRKFPLLATIATALLCICIVGGSAAAFAVYSFSEGAIPIFSNLKTSSITPGNMISTSSPELHQVISPSSSSGIGIPTSNQTVEASPETPKGNTQFVIIDTNSSMTDLAWSPDGSLLAVAGYGDGGIRFLDTSSWNVQSILQGHNGQAKSTSWSPDSKKVVTIGDKDKKVIFWDIPTQKMIFQEEFLGVQYVNIVDSSWSPDGKYLAISNASDLFLWNTTDFSHYESFSPGDWPDKIAFSPDSRRIAFSTSPWKRILIWDVDEKKVSDRFTNEDLFLIVGLGWTPDGRKLAVGGSLEISPARSVQQIWIWNMDTKQVIIPNNISKYEGLMADFIGTPDGKQFISGGGDVIILWDPVTSEPWSAFSIKEFGIEFDSIKSLSISPDGDRLAIGLSSGKILICDIPMND